In one Bordetella pertussis 18323 genomic region, the following are encoded:
- a CDS encoding molecular chaperone, whose product MNVSVTFASIAAPGFDEEVARAEIYGLLAQLYYAPPPSDLLAQLRAAPRQAPDQGGFLEASWQALVACAAEMGDDAVRAEYDALFGGVGKPDIYLFASHYLTGFLNEKPLVGLRDDLAALGLRRDAAMSETEDHIAYLCEVMRYLIAGDDVAVANLTQQRQFHARHLRPWIADLCDAIAAHPAARFYGALAEFTRAFFSVEAQAFDMMA is encoded by the coding sequence ATGAACGTATCCGTCACTTTCGCCTCCATCGCCGCCCCGGGCTTCGACGAAGAGGTCGCCCGCGCCGAGATCTACGGGCTGCTGGCGCAGCTGTACTATGCGCCGCCGCCGTCCGACCTGCTTGCGCAGCTGCGCGCCGCGCCCAGGCAGGCGCCCGACCAGGGCGGCTTTCTCGAGGCCTCGTGGCAGGCGCTGGTTGCCTGCGCGGCCGAGATGGGCGATGACGCGGTGCGGGCCGAATACGACGCTTTGTTCGGCGGCGTCGGCAAGCCCGATATCTACCTCTTCGCCTCGCACTACCTGACGGGCTTCCTGAACGAAAAGCCGCTGGTGGGGCTGCGCGACGACCTGGCCGCGCTGGGCCTGCGGCGCGACGCGGCCATGTCCGAGACCGAGGACCACATCGCCTATCTGTGCGAGGTGATGCGCTACCTGATCGCCGGCGATGATGTCGCCGTGGCCAATCTGACGCAGCAGCGCCAGTTCCATGCGCGCCACCTGCGGCCCTGGATCGCGGATTTGTGCGATGCGATCGCGGCCCATCCCGCGGCGCGCTTCTACGGCGCGCTGGCCGAATTCACCCGCGCGTTCTTCAGCGTGGAGGCCCAGGCCTTCGACATGATGGCCTGA
- a CDS encoding 4Fe-4S binding protein, with protein MTTLICDCNRTMPLQPEALGQALGETLTLHSTLCRREAGAFQAAIRDGQDVVVACTQEKRLFGELGGATQGAVSPVRFVNIRETGGWSRDAAQAMPKLAALLAAAHLPEPDPVATVTYKSGGRLLIIGSLDQAEQAAALLDDVLDVTLFGQGPGRAGGAQERRYPVLSGRIDSLQGWLGAFELRWTRGNPIDLDLCTRCNACISACPDGAIGLDYQVDTARCTSHRACEQACTVAGAIDFSRSPENFTDQYDLVLDLGGTPLFTQHAPPQGYFAWGGQAPATLLRLRELVGEFEKPKFFDYRQQLCAHSRNETVGCRACIDICSARAISSDSHHQRIVVNPSLCVGCGACTTVCPSGALTYTYPRATDQGSKLRTLLATYAKAGGQDAMLLLHSQQEGARLVEQLGRQAALKQADGVPANVIPMALWHTASVGLDLWLSAVAFGARHIAVLTTAEEAPQYLEGLQAQFAQAQAILNGLGYAGIHLSLVPADTPQALDAALRQLAPAQGPAVAARHAVVQEKRSTLDLALDHLVAHAPAPAPESIALPAGAPGAGAPFGTVAVDSDACTLCMSCVSACPSNALLDNPQSPQLRMVEKNCVQCGLCATTCPENAITLVPRLLLAPRRREAVVLNESAPFHCVRCNKAFGTQKGVEAMLGRLGGHAMFQGAALERLKMCGDCRVIDLYSAENETRITDL; from the coding sequence ATGACTACTTTGATCTGCGATTGCAATCGCACGATGCCGCTGCAGCCCGAGGCATTGGGCCAGGCGCTCGGCGAAACGCTGACACTGCACTCCACCTTGTGCCGCCGCGAAGCCGGCGCATTCCAGGCGGCCATCCGCGACGGCCAGGACGTGGTCGTCGCCTGTACCCAGGAAAAACGCCTGTTCGGCGAGCTGGGCGGCGCCACGCAAGGCGCGGTGTCGCCGGTGCGCTTCGTCAACATCCGCGAGACCGGCGGCTGGAGCCGCGACGCCGCCCAGGCCATGCCCAAGCTGGCCGCCTTGCTGGCGGCCGCGCACCTGCCCGAACCCGATCCGGTCGCCACCGTGACGTACAAGAGCGGCGGCCGCCTGCTGATCATCGGCTCGCTGGACCAGGCCGAGCAGGCCGCGGCCTTGCTGGACGACGTGCTCGATGTCACGTTGTTCGGCCAGGGGCCGGGCCGCGCGGGCGGCGCCCAGGAGCGCCGCTACCCCGTGCTGAGCGGACGCATCGACAGCCTGCAGGGCTGGCTGGGCGCGTTCGAGTTGCGCTGGACCCGCGGCAACCCGATCGACCTGGACCTGTGCACGCGCTGCAACGCCTGTATTAGCGCTTGTCCGGACGGCGCCATCGGCCTGGACTACCAGGTCGACACGGCCCGATGTACCTCGCACCGGGCCTGCGAGCAGGCCTGTACCGTGGCGGGCGCGATCGATTTCTCGCGTTCGCCGGAAAACTTCACCGACCAATACGACCTGGTGCTGGACCTGGGCGGCACGCCGCTGTTCACCCAGCACGCGCCGCCGCAGGGCTATTTCGCCTGGGGTGGCCAGGCGCCCGCGACCTTGCTGCGTTTGCGCGAGCTGGTCGGCGAATTCGAAAAGCCCAAATTCTTCGACTACCGCCAGCAACTGTGCGCGCATAGCCGCAACGAAACCGTCGGCTGCCGCGCCTGTATCGATATCTGCTCGGCGCGCGCCATCAGCAGCGACAGCCACCACCAGCGCATCGTCGTCAATCCCAGCCTGTGCGTCGGGTGCGGGGCCTGCACCACCGTCTGCCCCAGCGGCGCGTTGACCTACACCTATCCGCGCGCGACCGACCAGGGCTCGAAGCTGCGCACGCTGCTGGCGACCTACGCCAAGGCCGGCGGCCAGGACGCGATGCTGCTGCTGCACAGCCAGCAGGAGGGCGCACGCCTGGTCGAGCAACTCGGCCGCCAGGCGGCGCTCAAGCAGGCCGATGGCGTGCCGGCCAACGTCATCCCGATGGCGCTGTGGCACACGGCCAGCGTCGGGCTGGACCTGTGGCTGTCGGCGGTGGCGTTCGGCGCGCGCCACATCGCCGTGCTGACCACCGCCGAAGAGGCGCCGCAATACCTGGAGGGCCTGCAGGCACAATTCGCGCAGGCGCAGGCCATCCTGAACGGGCTGGGCTATGCGGGCATCCACCTGAGCCTGGTGCCGGCCGATACGCCGCAGGCGCTCGATGCCGCGCTGCGGCAGTTGGCGCCCGCCCAGGGGCCGGCCGTGGCGGCGCGCCATGCGGTCGTGCAGGAAAAGCGCAGCACGCTGGACCTGGCGCTGGATCACCTGGTGGCGCATGCCCCGGCGCCCGCGCCCGAGAGCATCGCGCTGCCGGCCGGCGCGCCGGGCGCGGGAGCGCCATTCGGCACCGTGGCCGTCGACAGCGACGCCTGTACCTTGTGCATGAGCTGCGTCAGCGCCTGTCCGTCCAACGCCTTGCTGGACAACCCGCAGTCGCCGCAATTGCGCATGGTCGAGAAGAACTGCGTGCAGTGCGGCCTGTGCGCCACCACCTGTCCCGAGAACGCCATCACGCTGGTGCCGCGCCTGCTGCTTGCGCCGCGGCGCCGCGAAGCCGTGGTCCTCAACGAAAGCGCGCCGTTCCATTGTGTGCGCTGCAACAAGGCTTTCGGCACCCAGAAGGGGGTCGAAGCCATGCTGGGCCGCCTGGGCGGCCACGCCATGTTCCAGGGCGCGGCGCTGGAACGGCTGAAAATGTGCGGCGACTGCCGCGTGATCGATCTGTATTCCGCCGAAAACGAAACCCGGATCACCGACCTATGA